The sequence below is a genomic window from Campylobacter concisus.
CACTTTGGCTTTATGCAAATATGAAGCAAAAAGAGGCGGCCAAAATTTCTATCATCTGCCTTGTGATAAATTTGATCCTAGCTGTCATTTTGATGCAGAAATTTGGAGCTGCTGGCCTTGCATTTGCAAGCTCGCTTGGAGGATTTTTACAGCTTATTTTATACATTAGAGCCTTTGGAGCTAAGCGATTTTTAGCTATAATCGAGCCTAAATTTATAGCCGCTATCGCACTTTTTGCGGTTTTACTCTATTTTGGTTTAACATTTTTAAAGGATATATTTAATGCGGATTTTTGATACTTCTAAAAGAGAAAAGGTTGAGTTTAGCCCTATTAAAGACGGCGAGGTAAGCATCTATCTGTGTGGTCCAACGGTCTATGACGACGCGCATTTGGGGCATGCAAAATCAGCCGTTAGCTTTGATCTTTTAAGAAGGGTTTTAAAAGCGCTTGGCTACAAGGTCAAATTTGCAAGAAACTATACTGATATTGACGATAAAATTTTAAAGAAAATGGCTGAAACTGGCCAAAGCCTAGAGGAGATCACAAACAAATATATAGCGCATTATGAGAGCGACATGAACGCTTTAAACGTGCTTGATCCAGACTTTAAGCCAAAGGCTACGCAGTGCCTGGAGGCGATCATTAGCTACATTGAGCTGCTTATGCAAAAAGGTGCTGCTTATAAGACCAGTGATGGAATTTACTTTGATACGAGCAAGGATAGTGGCTATTTTAGCATTAGCGGCAAGGACAATAACACTGATCTTATCGCACGCGTGGCAAGTTTTGGCGAGAAAAAAGATGAAAAAGACTTCGTGCTTTGGAAATTTGATGAGAAATGGTACGAGAGCCCATTTGGCAAGGGTCGCCCTGGCTGGCACACCGAATGTGTGGCGATGATAAGAGAATTTCTAAGTGACAAAGAAAATGATAAATTTGAGATCGACATCCACGCTGGTGGCATCGACCTGCTCTTTCCGCACCACGAAAATGAGGCAAGTCAGTGCAGGTGTGCCTATCACAAGAATTTAAGCAAATACTGGATGCACAATGGCTTTATAAAAGTAAATAACGAAAAGATGAGCAAAAGCCTAAATAACAGCTTTTTTGTAAAGGATGCCCTA
It includes:
- the cysS gene encoding cysteine--tRNA ligase; translation: MRIFDTSKREKVEFSPIKDGEVSIYLCGPTVYDDAHLGHAKSAVSFDLLRRVLKALGYKVKFARNYTDIDDKILKKMAETGQSLEEITNKYIAHYESDMNALNVLDPDFKPKATQCLEAIISYIELLMQKGAAYKTSDGIYFDTSKDSGYFSISGKDNNTDLIARVASFGEKKDEKDFVLWKFDEKWYESPFGKGRPGWHTECVAMIREFLSDKENDKFEIDIHAGGIDLLFPHHENEASQCRCAYHKNLSKYWMHNGFIKVNNEKMSKSLNNSFFVKDALKNVHGEVLRYYLLTSHYRAHFNYSDEDLVASKKRLDKIYRLKKRVDGVQACAINESFKNELLEALSDDLNASKALASVDEFVKTANERLDNSPKDKAYKAEVVANLELISEILGIASTNYVEYFQFGVSGEQKEQIKRLLDERAVAKKEKNFARADEIRDELENMNISIMDTPNGAVWEKNND